The DNA window AGGTGGCCACGGGGCGGCAGCCGTGCTTTCACGCCCGCGAGGGCCTTtacccccttcctcttcctcccatccTCCCAGCATCCCTCAGTGCTCCCAGAACGCGGGCACGCGCACAGGCGGGTGCTCTAGCCACCGCGCCCCCATATGGACTTCTCGCTCCCGGCTCCCCGCTGGGGCCTTGGCGGAAGCCAGACCGGAACCAGGCGCCTTGCGCATCCGCTCCAGACCAGGTGCTTCCTGCCCTGCGGCCCCTCAGGCTGCACACTGAGGCACCCGGCAGCTTGCTGCAACCCctcccccccgggggggggcagggggctggtgTGTTAACAGAGAGGCCTGGGGCCCAATCGCCATCCTGCCACGTGGTAGCTGTGGGACCTGCAAGCACCCTTCACCTTGCTTcatccccatctgtaaaatgaaccTAATTCCAGAACCCATCCTATTAGCTTGGATACCACTGTTAACAGATGCTTAGGACTGTACTCTTGCTTCTCTGGGACAGTAGGATTGTGGCTTGTGGGGTCCTGAGCCTCACCTGATTCCTAagagggtggtgatggtggcagctGAGGGCCTACCTGCGGCTCCTGCAGTCACCCAGATACACACTGGGCAGAGCTTGACCGACCCAGGTGGGAGGGTGCTGGGGATAAACAACAGTGTTGTCCACTGATTACTTAGTTGTATCTGGTGGCCCTCTCTTCGTGAGGTCCGGCAGGATTTTGAGTTTTACCGCCATTCCAAGATTATTTACTCCACATCTCTTTGTCGCTGCCCACCCTGAAGTGGTCAGCACCGTGGGATGAGGGCCAGGGATCTCCAAGCTGGGACTATGTGATCCTGTGATATAGAGGCCCAGGACTGTGGGAACCTGTTGGGGGCACCTGTTAGAGAAAGTTCTGCCAGCTCTGGCACCATAGGAAATCTCCCCCAGCTGTGGCACTTCCTCTCACCCTCCTAGGCCTGGCAAGGTGGTGAGGATGGTGCACTGGGGGCCCAAGACACCTGCCTAGGGTGGACACCCAAGGCCAGACTGGCAGAACTGCCCTCCAGTCAGTGCCCCACACCGGGGTGGGGTTGGCAGAAAGGCGCGGGAAGCACTTTGTAGAAAGAGGAACCAGGCAGGGTGAGGAGAAGGGGGCCCCAGGTCACGAGGCCCCAGCGGGGCCGGAAAGGGCTCTCCACCCTCATGAGTACAGACACAGCAAGGGGTATTCAAAGCTGGAGGACAAACCCGAGTGACATAGGGGCCACTGCAGCCCTACCTTGGTTCTCTTCTGTGTGCATCTGGGCACCTCGGGCCCAGGGGTGTGCACTAGGGCCAGGATCCTCTAGTGCCTGGGGGACGGAAGGTAAGGCCCTGAGGGGTGACAGACCGTCCAGCATGTGCCAGCGGGGGGCGGGGCCATGAGGCCCGCGCGCGCTCGGAGATccccgcctgcccgcctgccGGTTTCCTCCGGGGTCAGCCCGGCTCCTTATCAGGCGCGGCCAGGCCCTTATCTGCACTAGCCCAGCATCCTCTGGCCACTGCGCCAGGGGTGAGAGGGAGGAAACCAGGCCGCCAGGGGCGGGGAGAGGGCGGGCGGCCCAGAGCTGCACACTTTCCCTGGAGGGACCTACGCTGTTGCCGCCGCGGTGGCCCTTGGGAGCCGAAGAAGAGAGGCGGCCCCATGCCACGGCCCAGACAAGGCGGCCAGCTGCCAGCGGTAAGGAGCGCAGAGGCCGGAGCGGGGTGGCAGCGCCTGCCTGAAGCCGTAACCGCATCCTGGCCCTGAAGGACCGAATCAGGGCCCATCAGCAGGCAGCCGGACCAGTGCTGGGGTAAGAGTGGTGTGGGCCTGAAGCGGGATCTTGGACCCAcctgcattcattcattcgttccttccttcattcatctgGGGGGCCCACTAAGTAAGAGGTCAGGCCAGCTTCCCCACTGCCTAGCTAGGGAAGACAGGGCAGATGGGTCAGGAATCCCAGACATTGCTGGGACGCTGGGCCATGGGGCCAAGAGGGACCAGGGCTGTGTGAGTAGGGTGCACAGGGGTGAATGCTAATGGggtagggagggtgggaggaCACCAAAGCCAGAGGGAGGACTGGAACCTGACTTTGTACTGGGCAGTAGGGCTAGCATTTGGAGTCATAGTGTCAGAGGTGGGGTTGCAAGGTTAGTAAGGGGGATGTTTTTAGGGGGAGTGGTCATTGGAGTGATTACGGAGGACTTTCAGAGTCTGACATGGAGACAATGGGAAGAGCCTCAGAGTTATAGCTGAAGGCCACATGGTCAGCCTGGGGACAGTGGTCAGTGATGGAGCAGTCAAAACGGTGGAGGGACTCCAAGGTCACATGGTATCAATGAAGAATCTCGGGATCAGATCTGAGGGTCACAGGGAGCCTTCTGGGGTCACAGGGTCCATCAAGGATTTCCTTCCTTGTCCCTCCCTCCAGGCTCCAGGTGAGAGAGGATTCTGGAAAAAGGGAATTTGCTCAGGGGCTCCACAGCTGAAGCCTCACCGACAGCTCAGAAGCACTACTGCTGAGCTCAGCGCTGCCCGGCACCTCCTGCCCTTGTGTTGGACCCCCTCTCATGTCCTGGTAGTTTCTGGACCCATCCCCCATCAGCCTTTGCCTATTGAACTGCcatcctccccccctcccccacgccaCGTTGCTCTCCCATTTGAGGACCCTCAAATGGACTAAGGGTGGGGGGTAGCTTCtgattctcccctccccactctacTGGCTTCCTTCCTCGCACAGGTGAGCTCCTCCTTGGGGTCCATGTGCCCACCCGAGGCCCAGGCAGAGGTGGGCCCCACCATGACGGAGAAGGCCAAGATGGTGTGTgcccccagcccagtgcctgccccacccccaagcctgCCTCACCGGGGCCCCCAAAGGCAGAGGAGGTGGGCCACAGAGGCTCCTCACCACCCAGGCTGCCCCCTGGTGTGCCAGTGATCAGCCTGGGCCACACCAGGCCCCCAGGGGCAGCCATGGCCAGCACGGAACTAAGTGCCCTCCGTCCCCCGCTGCTGCAACTCTCCACCCTGGGAACTACCCCGCCCCCGCTGGCCCTGCATTACCACCCTCACCCCTTCCTCAACAGGTCAGTGGGGGACTGGGACCTGGGAGGAATCTGGGGCCAGGGTCCTTACCCACAAAGCATTAGTGACCCACGACCCCTTACAGCCTCTACATTGGGCCAGCAGGACCTTTCAGCATCTTTCCTAGCAGCCGTTTGAAGCGGAGACCAAGCCACTGTGAGCTGGAGCTGGCCGAGGGTGAGTATGGGTTTGTGTTCCCACAGCCGTCTTTGCTGGGACCCACATCTGTCCCCTACCCTTCCAGAGGGAGAGGTGTTgccagtgcacacacacacaggacagcCCACACGGGGGCTCAGTACTCAGATTACACCCATGTGCAAAACCACAGACCCATGGCCAGTTCCACACGACCACAGCCACCCATCAAGCCACAAGGAGTCATGGCAAAACACAATATGGCATGGGGGCTACAAAATGACAGCTCCACTCAAACACAGAGCCGCACAGGAAACAGCCACAGGACAACAGTCAGGCAAGAGACAGCCACACAAGAGATAGCCACAGGACCACAACCACACCGGAGACAGATAGACAACCACAGCCACTGAGGTCGGCCACACAGGAATTAGCCATACGACCACAACCACATGGCAAGATCACACACCACAGCCATTTAGATACACCAGGAGTTCACATGGCCATCTGAGGCCTGAACAGGACCAAAGTCACAATGAGAGAAACTCGCACACCCAGCCACACACAGGATGAGAACAGCAGGGACGGCTCCCTAGACCGGGAGCCACAGGAAACATTTCCCTAGGGAACCTCTGCCATGGACAGAGGTACAGAAGCTTGGGCCTGTGATATTCCTTGTCTAGGCAGCCGGGGGGGTTAGGGTGCGGGGGCTGCTAACTGAAAGGAGAGCTACACGTGGATCCTATACATGGATCCCTTGGGTGGAGAAAAAGCCCCAGCCCATCGCCAGTGTTGAAGTCCCCATGAGGGAGGGCACTAGGAGCCTGAAATAAGAGCAGGTGGGGGTGCCCCGCGCCGGGCCTTGGCGCCAACCCTGCCGCTCCTGTCCGCAGGGCACCAACCCCACAAGGTGGCCCGGCGCGTGTTCACCAACAGCCGGGAGCGCTGGCGGCAGCAGAACGTGAACGGTGCTTTCGCCGAGCTCAGGAAGCTGCTGCCAACGCACCCGCCCGACCGGAAGCTGAGCAAGAACGAGGTGCTCCGCCTTGCCATGAAATACATTGGCTTCCTGGTGCGGCTGCTACGCGACCAGGCGGCAGCTCTGGCCGCAGGCTCCGCCTCGCCGGGGCCCCGCAAACGGCCCGCGCACCGAGGGCTGGACGACGGTGCCCGCCGCGGGCTGTGTCACGGGGCCGAGGTGGTGGCGCGCCCGCAGCCTGCGCCGGTAGCCGGCCCCGACGGCAGCCCCGGTGGTGCTGCCCGGCCCATCAAGACAGAGCAAGCGGCTGTGAGCCCGGAGGTTCGGTGATCTCCACGGTGTTGCCTCTGAGCCGAGAGGCACAGGGAACTAAGCCCAGGGGCGTCCAGGAAAGGGCGGGCGATGCGCAACACCTGCTCTGGAGCGAACTCTCCCAAAGAGGGACAATCGAGGACGTCCCCTTCAGGGGAAAGGGCCTGGGGGTCTGTAAGGGCGACGTCGCCCCCAGGGGCCCTGCAGACCCTTTTATCACCCACCGCCCGCTAGAAGTCCGCGTCCCCCTCCCGGGGGCGAGGTCCGGGAACGAACATATCAGAGCTGTCATCGGACCCAAGCGGTGCCTCATTTTTCCGCTCTGTGGTGGTCACCGAATGAAGTGGGGAGAGGCCGGAGAACCTTCTTTCTCCCCTGCGCCCCCTCATGGAGATTCAGAGATAACTCGCTCCTCGACGGTGTCCGCGGCCTGCCTGGCTGGAAAAAGAGGCGCAGAATCCACGCGGTGGCCCCAACCCACCGATCCCAAACAAGTCCCGCACGATCGCGTTAGCGAAGGCTCAAGcgctcttgcttttgtttttctttatttctttatttcacatACACATTAGCCATTCAATGGAGAAGCCGGAGAGAGTCAGGCAAAGATGGTATAACAGAAGCGCAGTGACGGGGGCGGGGTTGGGTGGGGCAGGGCGGAGAGGGAACAAACGGGCTGGCTGCCTACTTGCATTCCGCTAGGACActgaaaacccagaaaacaaaacagacagtAAACTACCCTTGTTTCTTATGTATCTCAGTGCAGAGACgggggtggagggcagagagagggggagaCCAGGCTGAAGGAAGAGGAGCGGAGGGACAGGGGACGCTAAGGGGGAAGCACACCAAATCCATTAGTACTATATATAGAGATACTCGTATATACTGCGTTTCTTAGCCTAAGAAGAAACTTGTTTGACGGGACGGGCGGCCTTTGCGGTCCGCGATGCTGGTGCTGGTCGGGCGCACGGATCTCCCGGGGCCGAAGCGGAGCTGGCCCAGGCTGgcttgcggggggaggggggcgccccaagggtgggtggggggagcagaggcGGGGCTGGGGTGCCCCTCGGGCTCTCGATTGGGGGACAATAGTTCTCGTGACTTTATTGCTCCTTTATTTTCTCTCGTGTAGGGGGGTCCGTTCAGCACGGTCGGGGTGGGGAAATGGTGGGTCGTCTGAGCCACCCGGCCCCTCTGGGACCCAGAGCGCGGCGTCCGCTCCGCCAGCACGGGGGTGAGAACAAGGCACTAGGTCGGCCGGCCAGCGCGGGGGCGGGTGTGTAAGGCAGTCGACGGGGTTGGTTGCAGGGTAGGATGGGGCTGTGTGCGGGgccgtgtgcgtgcgtgcgtgcgtgcgcggGCCTGGGCTAATCGATCTGTCAGCTTGGCTGGTCCTGTCCTGGAGCGTCGAGCCTTCCCCGTGCTCCCCGGAGGgtaacgggggtgggggtgggaggagtgaTGTTGAGTCGCGGGCGTTGGGAAAAGGGGGTAGGAAA is part of the Sus scrofa isolate TJ Tabasco breed Duroc chromosome 2, Sscrofa11.1, whole genome shotgun sequence genome and encodes:
- the LYL1 gene encoding LOW QUALITY PROTEIN: protein lyl-1 (The sequence of the model RefSeq protein was modified relative to this genomic sequence to represent the inferred CDS: inserted 1 base in 1 codon) gives rise to the protein MCPPEAQAEVGPTMTEKAKMVCAPSPVPAPPPXPASPGPPKAEEVGHRGSSPPRLPPGVPVISLGHTRPPGAAMASTELSALRPPLLQLSTLGTTPPPLALHYHPHPFLNSLYIGPAGPFSIFPSSRLKRRPSHCELELAEGHQPHKVARRVFTNSRERWRQQNVNGAFAELRKLLPTHPPDRKLSKNEVLRLAMKYIGFLVRLLRDQAAALAAGSASPGPRKRPAHRGLDDGARRGLCHGAEVVARPQPAPVAGPDGSPGGAARPIKTEQAAVSPEVR